In one Salipiger abyssi genomic region, the following are encoded:
- a CDS encoding polyprenyl synthetase family protein: protein MGLDTPNQKPHDRLAALLSEDMASVNALIRERMASKHAPRIPEVTAHLVEAGGKRLRPLLTLASARMCGYDGPFHVHLAATVEFIHTATLLHDDVVDESSQRRGRPTANLLWDNKSSVLVGDYLFARAFQLMVEPGNLRVLDILSNAAATIAEGEVLQLTAAQDLRTDEDIYLQVVRGKTAALFSAATEVGGVIAGVEEAHVQALFTYGDALGIAFQIADDLLDYQGDSAATGKNVGDDFRERKLTLPVIKAVAAADDEERAFWVRVIEKGDQQEGDLEHALALLDRHGALEVTRDDALGWSEKAKKSLAVLPESELRDLLIELADFVVARLY from the coding sequence ATGGGCCTGGATACGCCGAACCAAAAGCCGCATGACCGGCTTGCCGCGCTGCTTTCCGAAGATATGGCCAGCGTCAATGCGCTGATCCGCGAGCGCATGGCGTCGAAACACGCGCCGCGCATTCCGGAGGTCACCGCGCATCTGGTGGAGGCCGGCGGCAAGCGCCTGCGCCCGCTGCTGACGCTCGCCTCGGCGCGGATGTGCGGCTATGACGGCCCCTTCCATGTGCATCTGGCCGCGACGGTGGAGTTCATCCACACCGCGACGCTGCTGCATGACGACGTGGTCGACGAAAGCAGCCAGCGGCGCGGGCGGCCCACGGCCAACCTGCTCTGGGACAACAAATCCAGCGTGCTGGTGGGCGATTACCTCTTTGCGCGCGCCTTCCAGCTGATGGTCGAGCCGGGCAATCTGCGGGTGCTCGACATCCTGTCGAACGCCGCCGCCACCATTGCCGAGGGCGAGGTGCTCCAGCTCACCGCAGCGCAGGATCTGCGCACCGACGAAGACATCTATCTGCAAGTGGTGCGCGGCAAGACGGCGGCGCTGTTCTCTGCCGCGACCGAGGTCGGCGGGGTGATCGCCGGCGTCGAGGAGGCGCATGTGCAGGCGCTCTTCACCTATGGCGACGCGCTGGGGATCGCCTTCCAGATCGCCGACGACCTGCTCGATTATCAGGGCGACAGCGCGGCCACCGGCAAGAATGTCGGAGACGATTTCCGCGAGCGCAAGCTGACCCTGCCGGTGATCAAGGCGGTGGCCGCCGCCGATGACGAAGAGCGCGCCTTCTGGGTGCGGGTCATCGAGAAGGGCGACCAGCAGGAGGGCGATCTGGAGCATGCGCTGGCGCTGCTCGACCGTCACGGCGCGCTGGAAGTCACCCGCGACGACGCGCTCGGCTGGTCGGAAAAGGCCAAGAAGTCCCTGGCGGTGCTGCCCGAGAGCGAGCTGCGCGACCTGCTGATCGAACTGGCAGATTTCGTGGTGGCGCGGCTCTACTGA
- a CDS encoding cation:proton antiporter — protein sequence MDIVLITTIIASLFLVIGLAEPLAARLRLPYSVILAVLGMLIGGAAIFFLRTTLTDALNPVAEAILGLPIRSNVFLYVFLPTLLFQATLGMEIRRMLDDWVPILVLAVVAVVVATLSVGFALSWTSSLPLVACLLVGAIVSTTDPSAVISIFRSLSAPRRLARIIEGESLLNDAAAIALFGFFMGFVMLGLPDPTLQDALTRFPLLILGGALTGWLIARAAIRVMGLIPRYELAQHSISVALPYLAYIVAEQSVGASGVIAVVAAGLTLNLVGPGRLPPQAWTNLREIWDLLAHWAGALIFILAALLIPRLLEEFRLSDAVLIGVVVLAAIVARAAILFGVLPLLTALRLSPTVERPYRAAILWGGLRGAVTLALALAVTESFRVPLEVKRLVGILATGFTLFTLIVQGTTLRWVIRKLGLDQLSPIDQALSRQVVAVALQTVREDVARTTANYELNRDIVRGEAKRFGDRLNLAVQEAEETTEILERDRITLGLIALAGAERDTIIARVRDHSVSSRLAEQLLSDADRLIEATHSSGRTGYRRAARRTVAYGRGFRLAAGLHNRFGLSGPLTRLTADRFEQLLSQRLILRDLDGFIHGRIRRIHGRRVSELLTELLTQRMKALSRALDGLRLQYPGYAEELERRFIRRTALRLEEREYASMREDGLIGDELHTALVQDIAARRAAAEERPKLDLALQRAELVRQFPLFAGLDEAAIRRLARSLSTRYANAGEVVMAKDSPPRSVCFIATGAVELENAGQVWRLGRGEMFGQMAILTRKPRRVEARAMAPSTLLILDETRFRRLLKRSNRLRAAVRASAEKRGIDPDTILPA from the coding sequence ATGGACATCGTTCTGATCACCACCATCATCGCCTCGCTGTTCCTCGTGATCGGCCTGGCCGAGCCGCTCGCGGCACGGCTGCGGCTGCCTTACAGCGTGATCCTCGCGGTGCTGGGCATGCTGATCGGCGGCGCCGCGATCTTCTTCCTGCGCACCACCCTCACCGATGCGCTGAACCCGGTGGCCGAGGCCATCCTCGGCCTGCCGATCCGCTCCAACGTGTTCCTCTACGTCTTCCTGCCGACGCTGCTCTTTCAGGCGACGCTGGGCATGGAGATCCGCCGCATGCTCGACGACTGGGTGCCGATCCTGGTGCTGGCGGTGGTCGCGGTGGTGGTGGCCACGCTGAGCGTGGGCTTTGCGCTCTCCTGGACATCGAGCCTGCCGCTGGTGGCCTGCCTTCTGGTCGGTGCCATCGTCTCGACCACCGACCCCTCGGCGGTGATCTCGATCTTCCGCTCGCTCTCGGCGCCACGACGGCTGGCGCGAATCATCGAGGGCGAGAGCCTGCTGAACGACGCCGCCGCCATTGCGCTGTTCGGCTTCTTCATGGGCTTTGTCATGCTGGGCCTGCCGGACCCGACCTTGCAAGACGCGCTCACCCGCTTTCCGCTGCTGATCCTCGGCGGCGCGCTCACCGGCTGGCTCATCGCGCGCGCCGCGATCCGGGTGATGGGGCTGATCCCGCGCTACGAACTGGCGCAGCATTCGATCTCGGTCGCACTGCCCTACCTCGCCTATATCGTCGCCGAGCAGAGCGTCGGCGCCTCCGGGGTGATCGCGGTGGTGGCCGCCGGGCTGACGCTGAACCTCGTCGGGCCCGGGCGCCTGCCGCCGCAGGCCTGGACCAACCTGCGCGAGATCTGGGACCTGCTGGCGCATTGGGCCGGGGCGCTGATCTTTATCCTCGCCGCCCTGCTGATCCCCCGGCTGCTCGAAGAGTTCCGGCTGAGCGATGCGGTGCTGATCGGCGTGGTGGTGCTGGCCGCCATCGTGGCGCGGGCGGCGATCCTCTTCGGCGTGCTGCCGCTGCTGACCGCGCTGCGCCTGTCGCCCACGGTCGAGCGCCCGTATCGCGCGGCGATCCTCTGGGGCGGGCTGCGCGGCGCCGTCACCCTGGCGCTGGCGCTGGCGGTGACCGAGAGCTTCCGCGTGCCGCTGGAGGTCAAGCGGCTGGTGGGCATCCTCGCCACCGGCTTCACCCTCTTCACGCTGATCGTGCAGGGCACGACGCTGCGCTGGGTGATCCGCAAGCTGGGGCTCGACCAGCTCTCGCCCATCGACCAGGCGCTGTCGCGGCAGGTGGTGGCGGTGGCGCTGCAAACCGTGCGCGAGGATGTCGCCCGTACCACCGCGAATTACGAGCTCAACCGCGACATCGTGCGCGGCGAGGCCAAACGCTTTGGCGACCGGCTGAACCTCGCGGTGCAGGAGGCCGAAGAGACCACCGAGATCCTCGAGCGCGACCGCATCACCCTCGGGCTGATCGCGCTGGCGGGCGCCGAGCGCGACACGATCATCGCCCGGGTGCGCGACCATTCGGTCTCGTCCCGGCTGGCCGAACAGTTGCTCTCGGATGCCGACCGGCTGATCGAGGCGACGCATTCCTCCGGGCGCACCGGCTATCGCCGCGCCGCGCGGCGCACCGTCGCCTATGGGCGCGGCTTCCGGCTCGCCGCCGGGCTGCACAATCGCTTCGGCCTGTCCGGCCCGCTGACCCGGCTCACCGCCGACCGTTTCGAACAGCTTTTGTCGCAGCGGCTGATCCTGCGCGATCTCGACGGGTTCATCCATGGCCGCATCCGCCGTATCCACGGCCGCCGGGTCTCTGAACTGCTGACCGAATTGCTGACCCAGCGCATGAAGGCGCTGTCCCGGGCGCTGGACGGGCTGCGGCTGCAATATCCCGGCTATGCCGAAGAGCTGGAGCGCCGCTTCATCCGCCGCACCGCGCTGCGGCTGGAAGAGCGCGAATACGCCTCCATGCGCGAGGACGGGCTGATCGGCGACGAGCTGCACACCGCGCTCGTGCAGGACATCGCCGCGCGCCGCGCCGCCGCCGAGGAACGTCCAAAGCTCGACCTGGCGCTGCAACGCGCGGAACTGGTGCGGCAGTTTCCGCTCTTCGCCGGGCTCGACGAGGCCGCGATCCGGCGGCTCGCCCGGTCGCTCTCGACGCGCTACGCCAATGCCGGCGAGGTGGTGATGGCCAAGGACAGCCCTCCGCGCAGCGTCTGCTTCATCGCCACCGGCGCGGTGGAGCTGGAGAATGCCGGTCAGGTCTGGCGGCTGGGGCGCGGCGAGATGTTCGGCCAGATGGCGATCCTGACCCGCAAGCCGCGCCGGGTGGAGGCCCGCGCCATGGCGCCCAGCACGCTGCTTATTCTCGACGAGACGCGGTTCCGGCGCCTGCTCAAGCGCAGCAACCGTCTGCGCGCCGCCGTCCGCGCCAGCGCCGAGAAACGCGGCATCGACCCCGATACGATCCTGCCGGCATAG
- the gcvA gene encoding transcriptional regulator GcvA, with the protein MPDRLPPLTALRAFDAAARHMSFAEAARELNVTPAALSFQIRNLEEHLGAPLFRRLNRAVELTAAGRALAPGCADAFLRLEEAWRAARRRQDRPVLTVTAGPAFTAKWLSPRLFEFAQCHPEIELRFSANFRMMDFERDEVDVAIRYRIESEPSLWSMDLMEEWLSPMMTPALAARFPTPESLLQAPLLAEESTDFISPRPDWAAWFRACGIERPAIAPTRFSQADHAIDAALAGAGVILTRSSLAAHALSAGTLVAPYDTALGTPARYRFVCAAGKEDDARIVAYRNWLIGEIRTHTETLPSKQVIQVADLA; encoded by the coding sequence ATGCCCGACAGGCTACCGCCCCTCACCGCCCTGCGCGCCTTTGACGCCGCCGCCCGCCACATGTCCTTTGCCGAGGCCGCGCGCGAGCTCAACGTCACCCCGGCGGCGCTCTCCTTCCAGATCCGCAATCTGGAGGAGCATCTCGGCGCGCCGCTGTTCCGACGGCTGAACCGCGCGGTCGAGCTGACCGCCGCCGGGCGCGCACTGGCGCCGGGCTGCGCCGATGCCTTCCTGAGGCTCGAAGAGGCCTGGCGCGCGGCGCGGCGGCGGCAGGACAGGCCAGTGCTGACGGTCACCGCCGGCCCCGCCTTCACCGCGAAATGGCTGTCGCCCCGGCTGTTCGAATTCGCGCAATGTCACCCCGAGATCGAGCTGCGCTTTTCAGCGAATTTCCGGATGATGGATTTCGAGCGCGACGAGGTCGACGTGGCGATCCGCTACCGCATCGAATCCGAGCCGTCGCTCTGGTCGATGGATCTGATGGAGGAATGGCTCTCGCCGATGATGACCCCGGCGCTGGCCGCGCGCTTTCCCACGCCGGAAAGCCTGCTGCAAGCGCCGCTTCTCGCCGAGGAGAGCACGGATTTCATCTCGCCCCGCCCGGACTGGGCAGCGTGGTTCCGGGCCTGCGGCATCGAGCGGCCCGCCATCGCCCCCACCCGGTTCAGCCAGGCCGACCATGCCATCGACGCCGCCCTTGCCGGCGCCGGCGTGATCCTGACGCGTTCGTCGCTGGCGGCGCATGCGCTGAGCGCCGGCACGCTGGTCGCACCGTACGATACCGCGCTCGGCACGCCGGCGCGGTATCGCTTTGTTTGCGCTGCGGGCAAAGAGGACGATGCCCGCATCGTTGCCTATCGCAACTGGCTGATCGGCGAGATCCGGACACACACGGAAACCCTGCCGTCAAAGCAGGTCATTCAGGTCGCGGATCTGGCTTAG
- a CDS encoding tRNA1(Val) (adenine(37)-N6)-methyltransferase, which translates to MRADPFAEAALTRNAFLGGRVQLWQPLEGYRAGIDPVLLAATVPARAGQSVLELGCGAAPALCCLGVRVAGLVLTGLEIQPAYAALARRNLAENALTGTVIEGDIADPPAVLKAQRFDHVIANPPYFEAASRSAAPDAGRETALAGPVPLAAWVALAAKRLAPRGTATFIQRAERLPELISAMQAGLGSLELWPLAPREGRAPRLILARGRKGGRAAFRLHAPLLLHAGAAHLEDGEDYTDVIRAVLREGDALNFPP; encoded by the coding sequence TTGAGGGCTGATCCCTTTGCCGAGGCGGCGCTGACGCGCAACGCGTTCCTCGGCGGGCGGGTGCAGCTCTGGCAGCCGCTCGAAGGCTATCGCGCGGGCATCGACCCGGTGCTGCTGGCCGCAACCGTGCCGGCGCGGGCGGGCCAGAGCGTGCTGGAGCTGGGCTGCGGCGCGGCGCCGGCGCTCTGTTGTCTGGGTGTGCGGGTGGCGGGGCTGGTGCTCACCGGGCTGGAGATCCAGCCGGCCTATGCGGCGCTGGCCCGCCGGAACCTCGCCGAGAACGCTTTGACCGGCACGGTGATCGAGGGCGACATCGCCGACCCACCCGCCGTGCTGAAGGCGCAGCGCTTCGATCACGTCATCGCCAACCCGCCCTATTTCGAGGCTGCCAGCCGCAGCGCCGCGCCCGATGCCGGGCGCGAGACGGCGCTGGCCGGCCCGGTGCCGCTTGCCGCCTGGGTGGCGCTTGCGGCCAAACGTCTCGCCCCGCGCGGCACCGCGACCTTCATCCAGCGCGCCGAGCGCCTGCCGGAGCTGATCTCCGCCATGCAGGCGGGGCTGGGATCGCTGGAGCTCTGGCCGCTGGCGCCGCGCGAGGGCCGCGCGCCTCGGCTGATTCTCGCCCGCGGGCGCAAGGGTGGCCGGGCGGCTTTTCGCCTGCATGCGCCGCTACTTCTGCATGCGGGCGCGGCCCATCTTGAAGACGGCGAGGACTATACCGACGTCATTCGTGCGGTGCTGCGGGAAGGCGATGCGCTCAATTTCCCGCCGTGA
- the phbB gene encoding acetoacetyl-CoA reductase — protein MARVALVTGGTRGIGEAISKALKAQGYDVAATYAGNDEKAAAFTEATGIKTYKWNAADYEASKAGIAQVEADLGPIDVVVANAGITRDAPFHKMTPEQWKEVIDTNLTGVFNTVHPIWPGMRERKFGRVIVISSINGQKGQFAQVNYAATKAGDLGIVKSLAQEGARYGITANAICPGYIGTEMVMAVPEKVRESIIAQIPTGRLGEPEEIARCVVFLAADEAAFLNGSTISANGGQFFV, from the coding sequence ATGGCGAGAGTTGCACTGGTCACAGGCGGCACGCGGGGCATCGGCGAAGCGATCTCCAAAGCGCTGAAGGCACAAGGCTACGACGTGGCCGCAACCTATGCCGGCAATGACGAGAAGGCCGCGGCCTTCACCGAAGCCACGGGCATCAAGACCTACAAATGGAACGCGGCGGATTACGAGGCTTCCAAGGCCGGTATCGCGCAGGTCGAAGCCGATCTCGGCCCGATCGACGTGGTGGTCGCCAATGCCGGCATCACCCGCGACGCGCCGTTCCACAAGATGACCCCGGAGCAGTGGAAAGAGGTGATCGACACCAACCTCACCGGCGTCTTCAACACCGTGCACCCGATCTGGCCCGGCATGCGCGAGCGCAAGTTCGGCCGCGTCATCGTGATCTCCTCGATCAACGGCCAGAAGGGCCAGTTCGCGCAGGTGAACTATGCCGCGACCAAGGCCGGCGATCTGGGCATCGTGAAATCGCTGGCGCAGGAAGGCGCGCGCTACGGCATCACCGCCAACGCCATCTGCCCAGGCTATATCGGCACCGAGATGGTCATGGCCGTGCCGGAGAAGGTCCGCGAGTCGATCATCGCACAGATCCCCACCGGTCGTCTGGGCGAGCCCGAGGAAATCGCGCGCTGCGTGGTGTTCCTGGCCGCCGACGAAGCGGCCTTCCTCAACGGCTCGACGATCTCGGCCAATGGCGGCCAGTTCTTCGTCTGA
- a CDS encoding putative signal transducing protein, whose amino-acid sequence MEELLRTTDITLIPLVKTLLDEEGIDSFELDVNMSVLEGSLGILPRRLMVRSDEIDDARRILRMNGVKFEG is encoded by the coding sequence ATGGAAGAGCTTTTACGCACCACCGACATCACGCTGATCCCGCTGGTCAAAACCCTCCTCGACGAGGAGGGTATAGACAGCTTCGAGCTGGACGTAAATATGAGCGTTCTCGAAGGCAGTCTGGGCATTCTGCCGCGCCGTCTCATGGTGCGCTCGGACGAGATCGACGACGCCCGCCGCATCCTGCGCATGAACGGAGTGAAGTTTGAGGGCTGA
- a CDS encoding 4-(cytidine 5'-diphospho)-2-C-methyl-D-erythritol kinase, translated as MAPIEVFAPAKINLTLHVTGRRADGYHLLDSLVCFASIGDRLVLSAADALSLEVTGPEGAGLPAGPDNLALRAAACLAGEAGAAMVLEKALPMASGIGGGSADAAAAMRGMLHLRGRVPGDAEAEAALRLGADVPMCLACHPLRARGIGERLEPVTLPQLHAVLANPRCPVATPDIFRTLERRDNPPMPDPLPDLSAPEALLSFLAEMRNDLEAPARAVEPVITEVLSALSALPGCALARMSGSGATCFGLFPGQGGAASAASELRRAHPDWWVADCVLGDASDVARPRAQ; from the coding sequence ATGGCGCCGATTGAGGTTTTTGCCCCGGCAAAGATCAATCTGACACTGCATGTCACCGGACGCCGGGCCGATGGCTATCACCTGCTGGATTCGCTGGTCTGTTTCGCCTCCATCGGCGACCGGCTGGTGCTGAGCGCGGCGGATGCGCTGTCGCTCGAGGTGACCGGGCCGGAGGGCGCGGGCCTGCCTGCGGGGCCGGACAATCTCGCCCTGCGTGCCGCCGCCTGCCTGGCCGGCGAGGCTGGCGCGGCGATGGTGCTGGAAAAGGCCCTGCCGATGGCCTCCGGGATCGGCGGCGGTTCGGCGGATGCGGCGGCGGCGATGCGCGGGATGCTGCACCTGCGGGGCCGCGTGCCCGGGGATGCCGAGGCCGAGGCGGCGCTGCGGCTCGGGGCGGATGTGCCCATGTGCCTCGCCTGCCACCCGCTGCGGGCGCGCGGCATCGGCGAGCGGCTGGAGCCGGTGACGCTGCCGCAACTGCATGCGGTGCTGGCCAATCCCCGCTGTCCGGTGGCGACGCCCGACATCTTTCGCACGCTGGAGCGCCGCGACAACCCGCCGATGCCCGACCCGCTGCCGGATCTCTCCGCCCCGGAGGCGCTGCTGAGCTTCCTGGCGGAAATGCGCAACGATCTGGAGGCGCCGGCGCGGGCGGTGGAGCCGGTGATCACGGAGGTGCTGAGCGCGCTCTCGGCGCTGCCGGGCTGCGCGCTGGCGCGGATGTCGGGATCGGGCGCCACCTGTTTCGGGCTGTTCCCGGGGCAGGGCGGCGCCGCAAGCGCCGCAAGCGAGTTGCGGCGGGCACATCCGGACTGGTGGGTTGCGGACTGCGTGCTGGGCGATGCCTCTGACGTCGCCCGCCCGCGGGCTCAGTAG
- a CDS encoding YdcH family protein, whose product MSLSSHLQELKKKHENLSTAVEDLQRSPSADGLHVATLKKQKLRLKEEITRLSEQPH is encoded by the coding sequence ATGAGCTTGAGTTCGCATCTTCAGGAACTGAAGAAGAAGCACGAGAACCTCTCGACCGCTGTGGAAGATCTGCAACGCAGTCCCAGCGCTGACGGCCTGCATGTCGCCACGCTCAAGAAGCAGAAATTGCGCCTCAAGGAAGAGATCACCCGGCTGAGCGAACAGCCGCACTGA
- a CDS encoding tetratricopeptide repeat protein: MAGTALGRLRSAGIALALAAGLAGPVAANSLSGGYLAARQASFLGDFKAAADYYGRAIAFDPGNPELMERATLANLSLGDIEHAVELADRLTEQGIQSQIGHMAQVADLSQREDYDALLKRIDDKKAIGPLVDGLAGAWAELGRGDMSAALVAFDKVGEEKGFAAFAAYHKAMALASVGDFEGAETIFAGRQAGSMQLTRRAIMARSEILSQLDRQDQAVAMIEEGFPQPRDPGLEEMRQALVEGERLPFTYVTSAKDGIAEVFYTLAGALANEANDDFTLLYSRIAEYLRPDHAGAILLSASLLESLGQYDLAVATYKRVPRDDPSYHAAELGRAEALRSADKVDAAVEVLEQLADTHGDQATVQSALGDMMRQLERYDEAVAAYDAALESFDGTHPSQWFLYYARGISKERLKNWDGAEADFREALELNPEQPQVLNYLGYSLVEHQEKLDEALKMIERAVSAQPQSGYIVDSLGWALYRLGRYEEAVVHMERAAELMPVDPVVNDHLGDVYWAVGRDLEAEFQWKRALSFVNWSDASDEIDPERIRHKLRVGLDQVLAEEGAPPLKVANGAD, translated from the coding sequence ATGGCAGGCACGGCGTTGGGAAGGCTTCGGAGCGCGGGGATCGCACTGGCGCTCGCGGCGGGTCTGGCGGGGCCTGTGGCGGCGAACAGTCTTTCGGGCGGCTACCTGGCCGCGCGTCAGGCGAGCTTCCTCGGCGATTTCAAGGCGGCGGCGGACTATTACGGCCGCGCCATCGCCTTCGATCCGGGCAATCCCGAGCTGATGGAGCGCGCCACGCTGGCCAATCTTTCGCTCGGCGATATCGAGCACGCGGTGGAGCTGGCGGACCGGCTCACGGAACAGGGGATCCAGAGCCAGATTGGCCATATGGCGCAAGTCGCCGATCTCTCGCAGCGCGAGGACTACGACGCGCTGCTGAAGCGGATCGACGACAAGAAGGCCATCGGCCCGCTGGTCGACGGGCTGGCCGGCGCCTGGGCCGAGCTCGGGCGCGGCGACATGAGCGCGGCGCTGGTCGCCTTCGACAAGGTCGGCGAGGAAAAAGGCTTTGCCGCCTTCGCCGCCTATCACAAGGCGATGGCGCTGGCCTCGGTCGGCGATTTCGAGGGTGCCGAGACGATCTTTGCCGGGCGTCAGGCGGGCAGCATGCAGCTCACGCGGCGGGCGATTATGGCGCGCTCGGAGATCCTCAGCCAGCTCGACCGGCAGGACCAAGCGGTCGCGATGATCGAGGAGGGCTTTCCGCAGCCCCGCGATCCCGGGCTTGAGGAGATGCGTCAGGCGCTGGTCGAGGGCGAACGGCTGCCCTTCACCTATGTGACCTCCGCCAAGGACGGCATCGCCGAGGTGTTCTATACCCTGGCGGGTGCGCTGGCCAACGAGGCCAATGACGATTTCACCCTGCTTTACTCCCGCATCGCCGAGTATCTGCGCCCGGATCATGCGGGCGCGATCCTGCTCTCGGCGAGCCTGCTGGAAAGCCTCGGGCAGTACGATCTGGCTGTGGCCACCTACAAGCGCGTACCGCGCGACGACCCCTCCTATCACGCCGCCGAGCTGGGCCGCGCCGAGGCGTTGCGCTCGGCCGACAAGGTCGATGCGGCGGTCGAGGTGCTCGAACAGCTGGCCGACACCCACGGCGATCAGGCCACTGTGCAATCGGCGCTGGGCGACATGATGCGTCAGCTCGAACGCTATGACGAGGCGGTTGCCGCCTATGACGCGGCGCTTGAGAGCTTCGACGGCACGCACCCGTCGCAATGGTTCCTCTATTATGCACGCGGCATCTCCAAGGAGCGGCTGAAAAACTGGGACGGTGCCGAGGCCGATTTCCGCGAGGCGCTGGAGCTCAATCCGGAACAGCCGCAGGTGCTGAACTATCTCGGCTATTCGCTGGTCGAGCATCAGGAAAAGCTCGACGAGGCGCTGAAGATGATCGAACGCGCGGTCTCGGCGCAGCCGCAGAGCGGCTATATCGTCGACAGCCTGGGCTGGGCGCTCTACCGCCTGGGCCGCTACGAGGAGGCGGTCGTGCATATGGAGCGCGCCGCCGAACTGATGCCGGTGGACCCGGTGGTCAACGACCATCTGGGCGATGTCTACTGGGCGGTGGGCCGCGATCTGGAGGCGGAATTCCAGTGGAAACGGGCGCTGAGCTTTGTCAACTGGAGCGATGCCTCCGACGAGATCGACCCCGAGCGCATCCGGCACAAGCTTCGCGTCGGGCTCGACCAGGTGCTCGCCGAGGAAGGCGCGCCGCCGCTCAAGGTGGCCAATGGCGCCGATTGA
- a CDS encoding GTP-binding protein: protein MPEKDPRLPVTVLSGFLGAGKTTLLNEVLNNREGRRVAVIVNDMSEVNIDADLVREGGADLSQTEEKLVEMSNGCICCTLRDDLLTEVRRLAAEKRFDYLLIESTGISEPLPVAATFEFRDEWGRSLSDVARLDTMVTVVDTVNLLENYSSHDFLSDRGESLGEADDRTLVDLLVDQIEFADVVVLNKIADAGPDRLDAARLIVTALNPDAQIIETDFGRVPQERIFDTGLFDFETAHEHPLWAKELYGFADHIPETEEYGVSSFVYRARRPFEPEKIHKVLNGPLPGVIRAKGHFWVATRPDWLAEFSLAGALSSIRPLGQWWATVPESRRPQHPQAVAYLEQHWQEPFGDRRQELVFIGAGFDRTAITAALDAALVPEGSGFVPESWATLPDPFPAWRRAAEAA from the coding sequence ATGCCCGAAAAAGACCCCCGCCTGCCGGTCACCGTGCTGTCCGGATTCCTCGGCGCCGGAAAGACCACGTTGCTGAACGAGGTGCTGAACAACCGCGAGGGCCGCCGGGTGGCGGTCATCGTCAACGACATGTCCGAGGTGAATATCGACGCCGATCTCGTGCGCGAGGGCGGCGCCGATCTCAGCCAGACCGAGGAAAAGCTGGTCGAGATGTCCAATGGCTGCATCTGCTGCACCCTGCGCGACGATCTGCTGACCGAGGTCCGGCGCCTCGCCGCGGAAAAGCGTTTCGACTACCTGCTGATCGAATCCACCGGTATCTCCGAGCCGCTGCCGGTGGCCGCCACCTTCGAGTTCCGCGACGAATGGGGCCGCAGCCTCTCGGATGTGGCGCGGCTCGACACGATGGTGACCGTGGTCGACACGGTGAACCTGCTGGAGAACTATTCCAGCCACGATTTCCTCTCGGACCGGGGCGAAAGCCTGGGCGAGGCCGACGACCGCACGCTGGTCGATCTGCTGGTCGACCAGATCGAATTCGCAGATGTGGTGGTGCTCAACAAGATCGCCGATGCCGGGCCCGACCGGCTGGACGCGGCGCGGCTGATCGTGACCGCGCTCAACCCCGACGCGCAGATTATCGAGACCGATTTCGGCCGCGTGCCGCAGGAGCGGATCTTCGACACCGGACTGTTCGATTTCGAAACCGCGCATGAGCACCCGCTCTGGGCCAAGGAGCTTTACGGTTTTGCCGATCACATACCGGAAACCGAGGAATACGGCGTCTCGTCCTTCGTCTACCGGGCGCGGCGGCCCTTCGAGCCGGAGAAGATCCACAAGGTGCTGAACGGCCCGCTGCCCGGCGTGATCCGTGCCAAGGGGCATTTCTGGGTCGCCACGCGGCCCGACTGGCTGGCGGAGTTCTCGCTCGCCGGCGCGCTGTCGAGCATCCGCCCGCTGGGGCAATGGTGGGCCACCGTGCCCGAGTCGCGCCGCCCGCAGCATCCGCAGGCCGTGGCGTATCTGGAACAGCACTGGCAGGAGCCCTTCGGCGACCGCCGGCAGGAACTGGTGTTCATCGGCGCAGGCTTTGACCGCACGGCGATCACCGCCGCGCTGGATGCGGCGCTGGTGCCGGAGGGCAGCGGGTTCGTGCCCGAGAGCTGGGCCACCCTGCCCGATCCCTTCCCCGCATGGCGTCGCGCGGCAGAAGCCGCCTGA